A stretch of DNA from Nitrospira sp. KM1:
GTCGCTGACCAGCACTCCCTTGGTATCGGGGACTCCAAATTGCGAAGCCAGCTCCGGCGTCAGTTCTTGGATGGCGACTCCGAGCCAGCCCCGTACGACTTTTCCAGTCTTCACCAGCTGATCCATCATCGATCGGGCGAGGTTGCTCGGCACCGCGAATCCGATTCCCATGTTCCCGCCGCTTTGGCTGAAAATGGCCGTATTGATGCCGACGAGTTCCCCGTGAACATTGACGAGTGCGCCTCCGGAATTGCCCGGATTGATGGCGGCATCCGTCTGGATGAAGTCTTCGTATTCCGCAATGCCCATGCTTGCCCGCCCGACGGCGCTGACAATCCCCATGGTGACGCTTTGGGTGAGACCGAAGGGGCTTCCTACGGCCAGCACGAACTCTCCGACTTCCAATTGATCCGAGTCGGCCCACGGAATCGTGGACAGTCCGGACGCCTCGATTTTCACGACCGCAATGTCGGTTTTGGTGTCGGTGCCGATCAATTTTCCTTTGAACTCACGCTTGTCAGAGAGAATGACCCTGATTTCGTCGGCCTTGTTGACGACGTGGTTGTTCGTGATGATCAATCCGTTTGCATCGACAATGACGCCGGACCCCTGCCCGCGCTCCTTCCGGTCGCGGTGCGGAGCATCGCGCTTGAAAAATTCATCACCGAAAAACTTCCGGAAAAACGGATCGTCGAACGGAGAACTCTGCGACCCTTCCCCCGGCTTCCCGTTCCTGGTCGCCGCGATGTTCACGACCGCGGGCTTGGCCATCTTCGCGATGTCGACGAAGCTCTTGGAATCCCCGCCCGGCATCGGCCGCTGCGGCGCCGTGGCCACCGGTCTGACCATGCTCTCGGGAGGAGATTCCGGTCCAGCCGTCCCGGCCGGGAGCCAGCCGAGATCGGACGCCACCACGACGCCGATGACGATCCCCACGATTACGAGAACGAACGGAACCAACCAGGACCGACGGATAGGCATACTCACCGCTACGGCGTCTCCCCTGCGTAAATTTTCATGATCGTTTGCAGAAATTTGACCGCGTCGGCCTTGGGCCGCTGAAAGGAGTTTCGGCCGATGATCGAACCGAATCCATTCCCGTCCCGGATCGCGCGCGCTTCATCGAATACATTCTTGTCGTCGCTCTTCGCGCCTCCGGAGAAAATAACGATCCGGCGGCCGTCGAATGAACTCTGTATGACATGTTTGACTCGCTCTGCAAGCGTCTTGATGGGAACCTGCGCCGATTCATACACCTTCTTGGCCGCGGCCTGTTCCAGATGATCGGTCGGCAGTTTGACCTTGATCACATGGGCGCCCAATTGGGCGGCAATCTGCGCCGCATAGGCCACCACGTCCATCGCCGTTTCACCTTCCTTGCTGAGACCGGACCCGCGGGGATAGGACCACACGACTACGGCCAATCCGCCCTTCTTGGCCTCTTCCGCGATCGCACGGAGCTGCTCATACATGGTGTGACAGTGGGTCGACCCTGGATAAATTGTGAACCCGACCGCCGAACAACCGAGTCGCAGGGCATCGCCCACGCTCCCTGTCACGGAAGGCAACGGATCTTTTTCGTCATTGAGGACGTCGTGGTTGTTCAATTTGAGGATCAGCGGTATCTGACCCGCATAGTGACTGGCCCCCGCCTCCAGAAAGCCGAGAGGCGCCGCATAGGCATTGCACCCGGCCTCGATCGCCAGCTGAAAATGATAGAGCGGGTTGTAGCCGGGCGGATTCGGCGCGAAACTCCTCGCCGGTCCGTGTTCGAAACCTTGATCGACCGGCAGAATAACGAGTTTGCCTGTTCCTCCCAACCTGCCGCTTCGCAAGAGACGAGCGATGTTCGTCTTCGTCCCCGCGTTGTCGCTGCTGTACCAACTCAAAATTTCTTGAATACGATCAGCCATGGATTCCTCCTGCAACAATCCCACTGTGTTCACGCACTAGACTTGCCCTGTAGACACTGCTCGGCCTCCTGGACGTCGCCGCGGCTCCCGATAATCAGGGGAACCCGCTGGTGCAACGCGACCGGCTCGATGTCGAGTATTCGGTTTGTCCCTGTACTTGCAGCGCCGCCGGCCTGCTCAACGATGAGCGCCAGCGGATTGGCTTCGTACAAGAGACGTAATTTACCCTCGGGCTTTTCAGTTTCACCGGGATAGAGATAAATCCCTCCGACCAGAAGGATTCGATGTACGTCGGCCACGAGGCAACCGGAGTATCTTCCGCTGTAGGGTCGCCGCTTGGCTTTGTCAACCAACTTGAGCTGATCGAAGTACTTGCGCATGCCCGGAGGCCACTTATTGTAGTTGCCCTCATTGGCACCATACACCGTTCCCTTGCTGGGAATCTTGATGTTCTGATGCGTCAGAAGGTATTCACCCAGCCAGGGATCGAGGGTAAACCCGTGAACCCCGTTACCGGCCGCAACGACGAGCATGGTGCTGGACCCGAACAACAAATAGCCTGCGGCCACTTGGTCGACCCCGCGACGCATGAGGTCGGCATCTGCGACCCGCCCTTCCCCGTTTCCCGGAAGCACGACTGAAAAAATCGATCCCAGCGGCATATTCACGTCCGTATTGGATGAGCCGTCGAGCGGATCGAACAACACGAGATAGGGACTGCCTTCTCCCGCGGCGGACAAGACGACGGGTTTTTCCATTTCTTCGGATACCAACGCACGGACCACTCCGCTCTGACGAAGAACTCTGACAAAAATCTCGTTCGCGATCTCGTCGAGTTTCTTGACCGTCTCTCCCTGAACGTTCGTCTGTCCCGTGGTACCGAGAACGTCGATCAGCCCGGCAACCCGAAGATCGCGGGCAAGCGACTTGCCGATGATGCCG
This window harbors:
- a CDS encoding DegQ family serine endoprotease; protein product: MPIRRSWLVPFVLVIVGIVIGVVVASDLGWLPAGTAGPESPPESMVRPVATAPQRPMPGGDSKSFVDIAKMAKPAVVNIAATRNGKPGEGSQSSPFDDPFFRKFFGDEFFKRDAPHRDRKERGQGSGVIVDANGLIITNNHVVNKADEIRVILSDKREFKGKLIGTDTKTDIAVVKIEASGLSTIPWADSDQLEVGEFVLAVGSPFGLTQSVTMGIVSAVGRASMGIAEYEDFIQTDAAINPGNSGGALVNVHGELVGINTAIFSQSGGNMGIGFAVPSNLARSMMDQLVKTGKVVRGWLGVAIQELTPELASQFGVPDTKGVLVSDVMDDSPAKKAGFERADVIIEYDGKPMDSPTHLRNAVAQTPVGRKVPVKVLREKKPKTIDVTIVEQPKSLAQSGSEENSESTAPTGVLSDLDVRELNEELAGRYGMKTSERGVVVVRVKSGSPAEEMGVREGDMILEVNRKPVGSLKSYERAVAGLGKDQTVLLLLKRKGQTIFLTLKP
- a CDS encoding class I fructose-bisphosphate aldolase, which translates into the protein MADRIQEILSWYSSDNAGTKTNIARLLRSGRLGGTGKLVILPVDQGFEHGPARSFAPNPPGYNPLYHFQLAIEAGCNAYAAPLGFLEAGASHYAGQIPLILKLNNHDVLNDEKDPLPSVTGSVGDALRLGCSAVGFTIYPGSTHCHTMYEQLRAIAEEAKKGGLAVVVWSYPRGSGLSKEGETAMDVVAYAAQIAAQLGAHVIKVKLPTDHLEQAAAKKVYESAQVPIKTLAERVKHVIQSSFDGRRIVIFSGGAKSDDKNVFDEARAIRDGNGFGSIIGRNSFQRPKADAVKFLQTIMKIYAGETP
- the fbp gene encoding class 1 fructose-bisphosphatase; its protein translation is MTLHPQTVEQFLKSCGTVPPGGLGPFTSLLSHIGIIGKSLARDLRVAGLIDVLGTTGQTNVQGETVKKLDEIANEIFVRVLRQSGVVRALVSEEMEKPVVLSAAGEGSPYLVLFDPLDGSSNTDVNMPLGSIFSVVLPGNGEGRVADADLMRRGVDQVAAGYLLFGSSTMLVVAAGNGVHGFTLDPWLGEYLLTHQNIKIPSKGTVYGANEGNYNKWPPGMRKYFDQLKLVDKAKRRPYSGRYSGCLVADVHRILLVGGIYLYPGETEKPEGKLRLLYEANPLALIVEQAGGAASTGTNRILDIEPVALHQRVPLIIGSRGDVQEAEQCLQGKSSA